Part of the Leptolyngbya sp. 'hensonii' genome is shown below.
ACGTGGACAGCACTAAATTCTCCCCGATCGCTAGGCTTTTTGTTGAAGGCTTCTAAGCGATCCGTGATTTCCTTCCAGACTTGGTAGCGATCGCTCAAAAACTGATCGGCGCGTTCTTGAGCGGTGCGGTTGACATTGGGCTGAGTAGAAACCCAGTAGCGATTGCCGTCGATATACAGATAGGTCGCCTGATCCGTGAGCCGTCGCAGGGCATCACCAAAGGTGGCAACACTTTCCCCTGGTTGAACACAGCCCAGCTTCACTCTGCGATCTTCTAACCCGCGATTGGCAGCTCGTAAGGTGGGAGCAGACCCCATGTAGACGGTGCGGGTGACGCGGCGACAGGCAGAGTAACGACCCAGATTCGGATTATTGCGATCGAGGGAGAGTGGGAGAGAATTGGCTCCATCCACGTCCTTATCGATCACGGGAATCCAGTTGTCCTCCAGATAACGAGTGAGTTCAGACTGCACTTGCGGATCATCCATTGGAACATGGGCTGGCATGATCATGAGGCTTTGGTCATTGCGCTCCCAAAGGGAATGGATGACTTTTGCCATGAGACGCAGCACACCACGAGTTCGCTGGAATTTGTCGAGGGTAGACCAGTCAGAATAAAGGCGRTCGAAYAATTCGGGATGGATGGGGTAGGCATCTCGCATTCGCCGCTCGTAGTCAGCTTCCTTACATTCGCCAGGGAACTCCTGCCCCTGAGTGCGATACATATCTGAGAAGGCTTTCACCACAGCATCTCGTTGCACAAATAGGCTGGGGTCAGCGGTCGTTTGGAACAAGCGCCGCCGCACAATTTCAAAACTTTCTTCCGCACTTGCGGGTCGCCAGGGAGACTCCACGCGACCGATCGCATTTTTGAGTCTGTCTAGGGCTTCCTTGCCGCGATCGCCCCCAATCTCAATATCGGATGACGGAATACTAACCACCAGCAGGGTTTCTTTGGCATTCTTTGCCGATTCGCTGAGGGTCTGGGCAAAGGTGAAGTGAGTATCAAAGTTTCCGGCTGGCAGATCGCTCTTGTCATGGAGCTGACGGGCATAGGCAACCCACTCATCGACCAGGATGAGAACGGGCGCATATTTATTGAACAGATCTTTGAGCGCATCTCCTGGATTGGTTGCGCTTTCGTCGGCTTGGCGCATCATCTCGTAGCCTTCTTTGCCACCGAGTTGCCAGCCAATTTCACCCCAAAGTGTTCGCACTTGGGTGCCGTCTGACTTTTGATGAATCTGTCCGGGGGAAATTTTGTTACCGACCAGAACGACGGTGTTGACGTTCTGAGGCGGTTCATTCACATCCGCTTCCTGGAAAAGGGGTTCCATTCCCGGCAGGTCTTTGGCAGCTACCCCAAAGCAGAGGTGATAGAGAGCAAGCATGGCGTGGGTTTTACCACCACCGAAGTTGGTCTGAAGTTCAATCACTGGATCGCCACCCTTACCACTGAGTCGCAGCAGTGCGCCCGTGAGAAGTTGCTTCAGTCCATCCGTCAAATAGGTACGCCGAAAGAACTCAGTCGGCAGACGATATTCGTCAGAACCTTCATCTAGGTAGACCTGCCAAAGGTCAGCGGCGAATTCTGCTTGCTGGTAGCGACCAGAGGCGACATCCGGGTGAGGGGTGACAATTTCCCGCCACGGCTTGAGTCCAGACATGGGCTGGCCTTCGGTGGGAGCCACCGCCGCACGCCGAGTTTCCCGTCGAGCCTGGTCTTCAAAACGAACCCGCAGCAGTTCTTGTTTCTGTTTTTCGACTTGATCGGCTTCTGGTGCAGAAATGGCAGTGAGGAGACGTGCCATGCTATCGAGGGCACGATAAGCATCATCCGTTGAGAAGGTGGAGGTGTGTGCCCAGTCGTTTCGGGTATCTCGCAACTCACTGACGATACTTCGTTCAGTACGCCCTAACGTATTACGGAAGACGTTATTCCACTGCTCCCACATCACCATGAGCAGGGCAGAAACATCTTCTTTGAGAACATCTTGGACTTCACGACGAGCCACGTAGTGATCAGGCAGGCTAGAGGAAGCAGGAATCAACCACCGATCGCTATGTATTGCCCTCATCTCTCGCTCGATATAGGGGTAAAGCCCATCGCGGAGTAGATTCAGGGCGCGTCCGACTCGTTCGTGGTTGCTAATCGCCATACGCTACGTGTTCCTCATGTCCAAGTATTTAGTTACAAGAGCTAAAACAGACTAGATTGCACCGGTTGAGACTGTGTGAACTCGCTTGCCAAACGAGTGATTTCTGGCCAGGAGATGACAAGGCTGTTATAAGCAATGCCCTCCTGTGCCCAACCTTTTCTATCGCACAAGCTATAAAGCCGATAGGCAAGATCTCGTGCGATTTCTCCTCGGTTGCCCAGTTTAGCCAGCAGTTCTGCGGCACCCATTTCACCCTTTTGATCGAGTTCATGGATGAGATACTGAGCAATTTCCCAGTCGGGCATTCGGCTGTCGCTGTTGGGATTCCAGTCTGACTTTAGTTCGCTGCGTTTAAGCAAGCGCACTTTGCCACCCTTTGCTTCTAGGATTCCCGCATCTACCATGCCTTGTACACTGGTATTTTTTGCTTTGCTGAGTGTTTCTGCATCGCCATACTGTCCAGGCTCAAACTGATACTGTTCAAACCAGGTGAGTGCCCAACGGGTATCGCCGTCGAATTCACCTTCCTGCTCAGTTAGGAATTCGTCGAGGATCTGATTGATCAGTTGCAGGGCAGTCCGCACCCGCATGGGGGAGCCATCATTTTCCAGAACAGCAGCATATTGAGAGAAGACGGCCATGCCGGGGCCAATGCTGGCTTGGGCGAGGTCTACCGGAGCAACGTTGCCTTGCTGGAGAGTTTTGAGTGCTCTGGGGAGTTCGCGTTTAAGTTCGGTGAGGAATTGACGACGGGTGATTTTGAGTGCGTCGGTGGAGCGGGGGCGGCAGACGAGGACAATAGATGAAGCGAGAGCATTGCTTGCATTATCTCTCAGCCTTCCTGTTCGCTCTGTTCTTACAGGAAGAGTACCGTTAACTTGCCATCCAGATGACATTAAGCCTTCGAGCATAGTTTCCCATCCTGTAGAAGCTCTCACAATGCTAGTCTCTTTCGAGCCTCGTTCATCGTCTTCTGACTGTTTGAATGCGTAATAAACAGTTGTTGGAAACTCAGAATTAGCACTGGCTCGCATCTTATCGAATACTGCCTTCATGCCATCTTCAAAAAAACGACGTGCTTGATCTTTGCCGCCATGCCGAAAGGGTTCAGCAACCAGCTCTTCAGCCTTAGGAACAAGAACTGTGCTTAAAACATCTGGATATAAGGATGCCAATGTCGGACGCATCCAGATATAAAAGAAATCCGATAGATCCGCATAAGGAACATTGTCATAGTAAGGAGGATCAGTCGAGAAACAAGAATTGGTTGTTTGAAGAGCAACTGCATTGCATTGTTGTACAGTTCCTTTACCAGTAGCAGGAGTCTTTTCTAGGGCTTTAATGGTGAAGTCCAGGTTGTTAGTGAAATTTCCACCACTATTGCTGAAAGGATTAATTTCTCCATAGTCCCAAGTCATTGGAATTGCTTGCCGACCAAACGCATGTCCAACTAACTCATTTTTGGGTTGCCAACTCCATGTTGCAAACGTACACCAAAAATCAGCACAACGCCCAATTGACAAACCTAAATAAGTTGCAACTGCATTTGCATATTCTGTATCACTACCGTCCTTCTTTACTTCTTCTATTGCTTCTTTAACTAAGTCACTAAAAGTTGTTAAAGCAAGGAGTTGTCGTTGAGAAAATAGATCAGAATGTTTTGTCATTCCGTATCCTTGAACCCGAAATCCTAGTGCTTGTTCTGGTAATTCAGTGGTTGGTTCCCATTTCGGTTTAGCCGATGCTGCAATCTTTTCATGTTCTTCATTAGGTGGAAGGTAAATTCTTCCTCCTTTACCTTCAGCAACAACTGCCATCATCCTCACTCCAAGTCGCCCCGCTTTCCCTTCACTGCGAACGAAATCAAGTGACACAGGAGTATTACAGGCAACGCAATTTGCACCTTTTCGGTTGACAGTTCCGATAGATGGATCGCCATAACCCGTTCGCACATTGAATCGGACAACAGGAATACTCTGAGAACGATCAATGATAGGTTCAACCCAATTTTCCTTGCCTGTCTTCGTAGATAGGGCAAACGACCGAACCAAAGGCATCTGACAACTACAAATTGGATTTGGACATCTCACAGTTCTAGCCCATAACCATGCAATAACAGTTCCTTCACTGTCATATGCCTTTGGTAACTCTATGTTTGGGTAGAAGTGTCCAATTCGCTTGAAAGCTTCATCCCGCATCCATTTTCCGTAATACCGCACATCGGCTGCTAACCCTTGCGCTCCTTTCCAGATGCGAATCTGCTTACGGTCTTCTGGATTAACAGGTGGCTCATCTTTAAACTTGGGCGGAATCTCAATCAGCGCCTTATTAATTAACACCGCCACCGGATTCAAATCGCTCGCATGAGCTTCCAGTCCCAACCGCTGAGCCTCCAAGGGAATCGAACCCCCTCCGGCAAACGGGTCATAGGCTGGTGGCGCATACTTCGCGATATACTCCCGCACCGCATCCGGTTTAGTCGGCGGTTCCTCACCTCTATCCCAAGCCAAACATCGAGCAATCTCTCGTTGCCCTACTTCCAGCACTTTGGATTTAGGATCATTTACTTCATCCCAAGACACCAGCCCTCGGACGACTTGCTTCTGATTTCCTTTCTTATCAACTTCAATAACAATCCGTCCCAAGATGTCAAACAGCCGTTGCCGTTCCCGATTCTGGTCTTCCTCCGTGGGAAACTTGTCCGGCCAGCTTGAGGGATCATCCACCAACGAAGCCCACAATATCGCTCGACAGGCTGCTAACGGTCGCCGTGCCCACCACAGATGCAGCGTGGAGGGATGCCCATGACGAATCGACTTTTCACGAGCCGATTCCATATTGATGGCTTCCAGGGGCAGGGCAACTTCAATTAGCTTTTTGCGGTAGGTCATATATTAGAAAACGATGCAGAAGTGAGTTATGTAAGGATAAGCTGACTTAAAAGAGCCAATCGTAGCAACTTCTAGTAGCCAGGGGGAATACCGATTCTTTCAAGTAAGTACGTCCAAGTAATTTTGCAGTCAGACAAAGCATCCTTCGGTAATGTTCTGATTAGAACCTGATGGGAAGCTATATCGACTTTTAGATTCAGCTCTCCACGAGAAAAACTTCTGGTGTTTCCAGGTGCAATAACAACCCCAATAATTTTGTAAGATTCGGGGTTGTCATAGACTTTAGATAGCGAATCAGAGTTTTTAATGGCCTCTAAATGAGCTTGGAGTA
Proteins encoded:
- a CDS encoding Swt1 family HEPN domain-containing protein, giving the protein MAISNHERVGRALNLLRDGLYPYIEREMRAIHSDRWLIPASSSLPDHYVARREVQDVLKEDVSALLMVMWEQWNNVFRNTLGRTERSIVSELRDTRNDWAHTSTFSTDDAYRALDSMARLLTAISAPEADQVEKQKQELLRVRFEDQARRETRRAAVAPTEGQPMSGLKPWREIVTPHPDVASGRYQQAEFAADLWQVYLDEGSDEYRLPTEFFRRTYLTDGLKQLLTGALLRLSGKGGDPVIELQTNFGGGKTHAMLALYHLCFGVAAKDLPGMEPLFQEADVNEPPQNVNTVVLVGNKISPGQIHQKSDGTQVRTLWGEIGWQLGGKEGYEMMRQADESATNPGDALKDLFNKYAPVLILVDEWVAYARQLHDKSDLPAGNFDTHFTFAQTLSESAKNAKETLLVVSIPSSDIEIGGDRGKEALDRLKNAIGRVESPWRPASAEESFEIVRRRLFQTTADPSLFVQRDAVVKAFSDMYRTQGQEFPGECKEADYERRMRDAYPIHPELFDRLYSDWSTLDKFQRTRGVLRLMAKVIHSLWERNDQSLMIMPAHVPMDDPQVQSELTRYLEDNWIPVIDKDVDGANSLPLSLDRNNPNLGRYSACRRVTRTVYMGSAPTLRAANRGLEDRRVKLGCVQPGESVATFGDALRRLTDQATYLYIDGNRYWVSTQPNVNRTAQERADQFLSDRYQVWKEITDRLEAFNKKPSDRGEFSAVHVAPESTADIPDDPSLGVRLVVLDPQHPHTRLSDDSPARKWIDDALNHKGSGPRYHKNTLLFLTADKAKIENLERNVAQYLAWESVLADDKKKTLNLDNFQRSQAETKRDGSNKDV
- a CDS encoding DUF1156 domain-containing protein, which encodes MTYRKKLIEVALPLEAINMESAREKSIRHGHPSTLHLWWARRPLAACRAILWASLVDDPSSWPDKFPTEEDQNRERQRLFDILGRIVIEVDKKGNQKQVVRGLVSWDEVNDPKSKVLEVGQREIARCLAWDRGEEPPTKPDAVREYIAKYAPPAYDPFAGGGSIPLEAQRLGLEAHASDLNPVAVLINKALIEIPPKFKDEPPVNPEDRKQIRIWKGAQGLAADVRYYGKWMRDEAFKRIGHFYPNIELPKAYDSEGTVIAWLWARTVRCPNPICSCQMPLVRSFALSTKTGKENWVEPIIDRSQSIPVVRFNVRTGYGDPSIGTVNRKGANCVACNTPVSLDFVRSEGKAGRLGVRMMAVVAEGKGGRIYLPPNEEHEKIAASAKPKWEPTTELPEQALGFRVQGYGMTKHSDLFSQRQLLALTTFSDLVKEAIEEVKKDGSDTEYANAVATYLGLSIGRCADFWCTFATWSWQPKNELVGHAFGRQAIPMTWDYGEINPFSNSGGNFTNNLDFTIKALEKTPATGKGTVQQCNAVALQTTNSCFSTDPPYYDNVPYADLSDFFYIWMRPTLASLYPDVLSTVLVPKAEELVAEPFRHGGKDQARRFFEDGMKAVFDKMRASANSEFPTTVYYAFKQSEDDERGSKETSIVRASTGWETMLEGLMSSGWQVNGTLPVRTERTGRLRDNASNALASSIVLVCRPRSTDALKITRRQFLTELKRELPRALKTLQQGNVAPVDLAQASIGPGMAVFSQYAAVLENDGSPMRVRTALQLINQILDEFLTEQEGEFDGDTRWALTWFEQYQFEPGQYGDAETLSKAKNTSVQGMVDAGILEAKGGKVRLLKRSELKSDWNPNSDSRMPDWEIAQYLIHELDQKGEMGAAELLAKLGNRGEIARDLAYRLYSLCDRKGWAQEGIAYNSLVISWPEITRLASEFTQSQPVQSSLF